One Leishmania panamensis strain MHOM/PA/94/PSC-1 chromosome 24 sequence genomic region harbors:
- a CDS encoding hypothetical protein (TriTrypDB/GeneDB-style sysID: LpmP.24.0280): protein MAASLRSRAGSCSPDGLPLASSPSPLSTITRVWNDRLRALSSPRDVSTVGELDNVIDATPTVKGEGRLRQVAVVSSGGGRLEAASGVDDGLTDSPAATVRTRTSSLYAARTSSKRRALLKWKDATAVSPRSSSVITARHPVDPNAEVVVNFAKPLFPNTLLTEAQDEKRLLTLVLDLDETLVSNRDSRHSSAVLRPYCLHVLNALRHMKELEIVLWTASTKETASPVVQQLHKTGIIFDDTIYRNNIWFTQPIHTKDLRLLGRNMDRVLIVDNSVGCCKLHPRNSLLVEDFHGVRRRDDAALVNVYYVVDALLRMMRERSMSVSDGLGCLIAEGQLCHMVNYDLPELFKYIPLTEVPELKRPPVGRFVRANTAPPNTSIMQHWVY from the coding sequence ATGGCAGCGTCTCTCCGCAGTCGTgccggcagctgctcccCGGATGGACTGCCCCTcgcatcgtcgccgtcgcctttGTCGACGATCACACGTGTGTGGAATGACCGCCTGCGAGCACTTTCATCTCCGCGCGACGTCTCTACCGTGGGCGAGCTTGACAACGTCATCGATGCCACCCCAACAGTGAAGGGGGAAGGACGGCTGCGCCAGGTTGCTGTCGTCAGCTCCGGCGGTGGACGCCTCGAAGCCGCGTCTGGTGTGGATGACGGCCTTACAGACAGCCCAGCTGCAACAGTGAGGactcgcacctcctcgctctaCGCAGCGAGAACCAGTAGCAAGCGCAGGGCGCTACTCAAGTGGAAGGACGCGACAGCAGTGAGTCCTCGGTCTTCATCTGTCATCACAGCGCGCCACCCTGTCGACCCCAATGCCGAAGTTGTGGTGAACTTTGCAAAGCCGCTGTTTCCGAACACGCTGCTGACGGAGGCCCAGGATGAAAAGCGACTGCTCACGCTCGTGTTGGACCTCGACGAGACCCTTGTCAGTAACCGTGACTCCCGTCATTCATCTGCCGTGCTCCGGCCGTACTGCCTCCACGTACTGAACGCCCTGCGCCACatgaaggagctggagatTGTACTATGGACTGCATCGACCAAGGAAACGGCGTCgccggtggtgcagcagctgcataAGACGGGCATCATCTTTGATGACACTATCTACCGCAACAACATCTGGTTCACCCAGCCGATTCACACGAAGGACTTGCGACTGCTTGGCCGCAACATGGACCGCGTTCTGATTGTCGACAACTCCGTTGGCTGCTGCAAGCTACACCCCCGCAACTCTCTGCTTGTCGAGGACTTCCACGGCGTGCGTCGTCGCGACGACGCGGCCCTTGTGAACGTGTACTACGTGGTGGATGCCCTGCTGCGTATGATGCGCGAGCGTTCAATGTCGGTCTCGGATGGACTGGGGTGCCTCATAGCGGAGGGGCAGTTGTGCCATATGGTGAACTACGACCTGCCTGAGCTGTTCAAGTACATACCACTGACGGAGGTGCCAGAGCTGAAGCGGCCGCCGGTCGGACGCTTTGTGCGGGCGAACACAGCACCACCAAACACGTCCATAATGCAGCATTGGGTCTACTAG